One Glycine max cultivar Williams 82 chromosome 6, Glycine_max_v4.0, whole genome shotgun sequence DNA segment encodes these proteins:
- the LOC100802440 gene encoding AUGMIN subunit 8 isoform X1 — protein MDVCESGKNKAPETPRVRPPSVLAEKNAVTITTTRRSRTREISSRYKSPTPPASPSAPPRRCPSPNLTRTTPASSSSSSSHLFPKRSLSTERKRPSTPPSPTPQRPSTPVSVDGKLLSRRRLPDGLWPSTMRSLSVSFQSDTISIPVSKKEKPVVSASDRSLRPASNVAHKQPEIPTIRKPTLERKRSPLKGKNASDQSENSKPVDSSLSSRLIDQHRWPSRIGGKVSSNVLNRSVDCADIRTSNTSVSGTGVSSSLRRFSLSISDESSKPLQRASSDAVRLLSLVGSGRIGSEVKSVDDCLPPELRPHKSVTAKPTDKAGLAFAGVRSQSLSAPGSRLPSPSRTSVLSSSSSRGVSPSRLRPSTPPSRGVSPSRIRPTNSSIQSNNSISVLRFIADFKKGKKGAANIEDAHKLRLLHNRYLQWRFANARAEAVLYIQNAIVEKTLYNVWITTLSLWESVIRKRINLQQLKLELKLNSVFNDQITFLDDWAVLERDHIDAVSGAVEDLEASTLRLPVTGGAMADIEHLKVAICQAVDVMQAMGSAICSLLSQVEGMNYLISEVAVIAVQEKTMLDECEVLLASVAAMQVEESSLRTHLMQIKQALGMSK, from the exons atggatgtatgtgaatcagGGAAGAACAAAGCTCCAGAGACCCCAAGAGTAAGACCACCCTCGGTTCTGGCAGAAAAGAATGCAGTCACCATCACCACCACAAGACGCTCAAGAACAAGGGAAATTAGTTCTAGATATAAGTCACCTACTCCTCCTGCTAGCCCTTCTGCTCCTCCTCGTAGATGCCCTTCACCAAATCTTACAAGAACAACGCctgcatcatcatcatcgtcatcCTCCCACTTGTTTCCAAAGAGGTCTCTCTCCACAGAAAGGAAGAGGCCTTCAACTCCTCCTTCCCCAACGCCACAAAGACCTTCTACGCCTGTATCTGTTGATGGGAAGTTGTTGTCCAGAAGGCGTTTGCCGGACGGTCTATGGCCTTCCACAATGCGAAGCCTAAGTGTTTCTTTCCAGTCAGATACCATATCCATACCTGTTAGCAAGAAAGAGAAGCCGGTTGTTAGTGCTTCCGACCGCTCTCTGCGGCCGGCTTCAAATGTGGCACACAAGCAGCCTGAAATTCCAACCATAAGAAAGCCTACgctagagagaaagagaagtccCCTTAAAGGGAAGAATGCTTCTGATCAGTCTGAGAATTCCAAACCAGTTGATAGCAGCTTGTCTTCTCGGTTAATAGATCAGCATCGGTGGCCAAGTAGAATAGGTGGGAAGGTATCTTCTAATGTATTGAACAGAAGTGTTGATTGTGCTGATATCAGAACGTCAAACACTTCGGTTTCGGGAACTGGTGTTTCTTCTTCACTGAGAAGATTTTCGTTGTCTATATCAGATGAATCCAGTAAACCCTTGCAAAGGGCATCTAGTGATGCTGTAAGGCTATTGTCGCTTGTTGGAAGTGGCCGAATAGGAAGTGAGGTGAAATCAGTTGATGACTGTTTGCCACCAGAATTAAGACCTCACAAATCTGTTACTGCAAAGCCAACGGATAAAGCAGGACTTGCATTTGCGGGAGTCAGATCTCAGTCCTTGTCAGCTCCAGGATCACGACTGCCCTCACCTAGTAGGACCTCAGTGCTATCCTCTTCTAGTTCAAGAGGTGTCAGTCCATCTAGGTTAAGACCATCAACTCCTCCTTCTAGGGGGGTTAGTCCATCTCGAATTAGACCAACCAATTCATCCATTCAATCGAACAATTCAATTTCAGTGCTTCGCTTTATTGCTGATTTTAAAAAAGGGAAGAAGGGTGCAGCCAACATAGAAGATGCTCATAAATTACGTCTTCTCCACAATAGATACTTGCAATGGAGGTTTGCCAATGCAAGAGCTGAGGCTGTCCTCTATATCCAAAATGCAATTGTGGAG AAAACTCTATATAATGTATGGATTACTACTTTGTCCCTGTGGGAGTCTGTTATTAGGAAGAGGATCAATCTTCAGCAGCTGAAGCTCGAACTTAAGCTGAATTCTGTTTTTAATGATCAA ATTACTTTCCTTGATGATTGGGCTGTACTCGAAAGAGATCATATTGATGCTGTATCTGGGGCTGTGGAAGACTTGGAGGCCAGCACTCTTCGTCTTCCTGTAACTGGGGGAGCAATG GCAGATATTGAGCATTTGAAGGTTGCTATCTGTCAAGCAGTTGATGTCATGCAAGCAATGGGATCTGCAATCTGCTCTTTGCTCTCACAG GTTGAGGGCATGAACTATTTAATTTCTGAAGTTGCTGTCATAGCAGTGCAGGAAAAGACCATGCTTGATGAATGTGAAGTGCTACTGGCTTCAGTAGCAGCTATGCAG
- the LOC100802440 gene encoding AUGMIN subunit 8 isoform X2 — protein MDVCESGKNKAPETPRVRPPSVLAEKNAVTITTTRRSRTREISSRYKSPTPPASPSAPPRRCPSPNLTRTTPASSSSSSSHLFPKRSLSTERKRPSTPPSPTPQRPSTPVSVDGKLLSRRRLPDGLWPSTMRSLSVSFQSDTISIPVSKKEKPVVSASDRSLRPASNVAHKQPEIPTIRKPTLERKRSPLKGKNASDQSENSKPVDSSLSSRLIDQHRWPSRIGGKVSSNVLNRSVDCADIRTSNTSVSGTGVSSSLRRFSLSISDESSKPLQRASSDAVRLLSLVGSGRIGSEVKSVDDCLPPELRPHKSVTAKPTDKAGLAFAGVRSQSLSAPGSRLPSPSRTSVLSSSSSRGVSPSRLRPSTPPSRGVSPSRIRPTNSSIQSNNSISVLRFIADFKKGKKGAANIEDAHKLRLLHNRYLQWRFANARAEAVLYIQNAIVEITFLDDWAVLERDHIDAVSGAVEDLEASTLRLPVTGGAMADIEHLKVAICQAVDVMQAMGSAICSLLSQVEGMNYLISEVAVIAVQEKTMLDECEVLLASVAAMQVEESSLRTHLMQIKQALGMSK, from the exons atggatgtatgtgaatcagGGAAGAACAAAGCTCCAGAGACCCCAAGAGTAAGACCACCCTCGGTTCTGGCAGAAAAGAATGCAGTCACCATCACCACCACAAGACGCTCAAGAACAAGGGAAATTAGTTCTAGATATAAGTCACCTACTCCTCCTGCTAGCCCTTCTGCTCCTCCTCGTAGATGCCCTTCACCAAATCTTACAAGAACAACGCctgcatcatcatcatcgtcatcCTCCCACTTGTTTCCAAAGAGGTCTCTCTCCACAGAAAGGAAGAGGCCTTCAACTCCTCCTTCCCCAACGCCACAAAGACCTTCTACGCCTGTATCTGTTGATGGGAAGTTGTTGTCCAGAAGGCGTTTGCCGGACGGTCTATGGCCTTCCACAATGCGAAGCCTAAGTGTTTCTTTCCAGTCAGATACCATATCCATACCTGTTAGCAAGAAAGAGAAGCCGGTTGTTAGTGCTTCCGACCGCTCTCTGCGGCCGGCTTCAAATGTGGCACACAAGCAGCCTGAAATTCCAACCATAAGAAAGCCTACgctagagagaaagagaagtccCCTTAAAGGGAAGAATGCTTCTGATCAGTCTGAGAATTCCAAACCAGTTGATAGCAGCTTGTCTTCTCGGTTAATAGATCAGCATCGGTGGCCAAGTAGAATAGGTGGGAAGGTATCTTCTAATGTATTGAACAGAAGTGTTGATTGTGCTGATATCAGAACGTCAAACACTTCGGTTTCGGGAACTGGTGTTTCTTCTTCACTGAGAAGATTTTCGTTGTCTATATCAGATGAATCCAGTAAACCCTTGCAAAGGGCATCTAGTGATGCTGTAAGGCTATTGTCGCTTGTTGGAAGTGGCCGAATAGGAAGTGAGGTGAAATCAGTTGATGACTGTTTGCCACCAGAATTAAGACCTCACAAATCTGTTACTGCAAAGCCAACGGATAAAGCAGGACTTGCATTTGCGGGAGTCAGATCTCAGTCCTTGTCAGCTCCAGGATCACGACTGCCCTCACCTAGTAGGACCTCAGTGCTATCCTCTTCTAGTTCAAGAGGTGTCAGTCCATCTAGGTTAAGACCATCAACTCCTCCTTCTAGGGGGGTTAGTCCATCTCGAATTAGACCAACCAATTCATCCATTCAATCGAACAATTCAATTTCAGTGCTTCGCTTTATTGCTGATTTTAAAAAAGGGAAGAAGGGTGCAGCCAACATAGAAGATGCTCATAAATTACGTCTTCTCCACAATAGATACTTGCAATGGAGGTTTGCCAATGCAAGAGCTGAGGCTGTCCTCTATATCCAAAATGCAATTGTGGAG ATTACTTTCCTTGATGATTGGGCTGTACTCGAAAGAGATCATATTGATGCTGTATCTGGGGCTGTGGAAGACTTGGAGGCCAGCACTCTTCGTCTTCCTGTAACTGGGGGAGCAATG GCAGATATTGAGCATTTGAAGGTTGCTATCTGTCAAGCAGTTGATGTCATGCAAGCAATGGGATCTGCAATCTGCTCTTTGCTCTCACAG GTTGAGGGCATGAACTATTTAATTTCTGAAGTTGCTGTCATAGCAGTGCAGGAAAAGACCATGCTTGATGAATGTGAAGTGCTACTGGCTTCAGTAGCAGCTATGCAG